Proteins encoded together in one Quercus lobata isolate SW786 chromosome 3, ValleyOak3.0 Primary Assembly, whole genome shotgun sequence window:
- the LOC115981257 gene encoding TMV resistance protein N-like, whose translation MAFMGSESAFSSSSSTVSGFKYDVFLSFRGSDTRKTFTDHLYAALNQKGIFTFRDDEKLERGTFIAPELLRAIEESRFAVVIISQDYASSSWCLVELAKIVECMEKERLIILPVFHYIDPSDVRNLRKTFGEAFAKHEELHEDNIEEVHRWKAALTKVGKIAGWDLRDKHEAKVVEEIVGKILDKLTSTYSIVPKDFVGINSRMEELVNLLGMGLNDVRFIGIWGMGGMGKTTLARVVYDKFRHRFEGSSFLANVREECGKQGIVHLQKQLLSDTLMERNIDFSDVQWGSSVIEKRLHYKSVLIVLDDVDQPDQLEALVGMREWFGQGSRVIITTRNQHLLIGHDVAEAEIYKAKELNSDEALQLFSRKAFKKDHPSEGYVELSKKVICYAQGHPLALEVLGSFLKGRDLDAWESALGRLQETPPKKVLNTLQISFDGLEETEKKIFLDIACFFKGEDKNRVINILRTPCYKPSIDIDVLEEKSLITISKGNLWMHDLLQDLGRQIVHCESPEQPGCRSRLWHKDDVLHVLKNNTGSGKIRGIMLHSPQLVKVQLHTEAFKKMENLKFLIVENVHICEPLEFLPNSLIFLKWPNYPFHWPSEYFPEQLVAIEMPDSRIRLHSSENHTVRSRFERFCAFFVRGVLTVTRTVTKSGSRLTGSDHTVRSEFKNHVRLPKLITQGCRFENLVDANLSDCEFITELPKLWAPNLESLNLLGCKNLVKLTELEAPNLKYLNLCHCGNLVEIDECFGSLENLTEWYLNGCSKLRILPSQLRLKSLYLFKLTGCSSLEKLPNFHPEMECLKELWLTESGIREVPSSIEHLTNLDELNLQRCKNLRDLPDSIYKMQQLRLLYSPTAKLRPTCDSFDGSSGFVNMTYLSLQAYEDFPD comes from the exons ATGGCTTTTATGGGCTCAGAAAGCGcattctcatcttcttcttctaccgTATCTGGATTTAAATATGATGTCTTTCTTAGTTTCAGAGGCAGTGACACTCGTAAAACTTTTACAGACCATCTATATGCTGCTCTGAATCAAAAAGGGATATTCACATTCAGGGATGATGAAAAACTTGAGCGAGGGACATTCATTGCTCCAGAGCTCTTGAGAGCAATAGAAGAGTCAAGATTTGCTGTTGTCATTATCTCACAGGACTACGCTTCATCGAGTTGGTGTTTGGTTGAACTAGCAAAGATTGTTGAGTGCATGGAAAAGGAGAGGCTTATAATTTTGCCTGTTTTTCATTACATAGATCCTAGTGATGTGAGGAATTTGAGGAAGACTTTTGGAGAAGCCTTTGCTAAACATGAAGAGCTTCACGAAGATAACATAGAGGAAGTACATAGATGGAAAGCTGCTTTGACAAAGGTTGGTAAAATTGCTGGGTGGGATTTACGAGACAA ACATGAGGCAAAAGTTGTCGAAGAAATAGTTGGAAAGATATTGGATAAATTGACTTCTACATACTCAATTGTTCCCAAGGATTTTGTTGGAATAAACTCTCGTATGGAGGAATTGGTGAATTTATTAGGCATGGGGTTGAATGATGTTCGCTTTATAGGGATTTGGGGAATGGGGGGAATGGGCAAAACAACTCTAGCACGAGTTGTTTATGATAAATTTCGTCATCGTTTTGAAGGCAGCAGCTTCCTTGCCAATGTTAGAGAAGAATGTGGAAAACAGGGTATAGTTCATTTACAAAAACAGCTTCTTTCTGATACCTTGATGGAAAGAAATATTGATTTTTCAGATGTTCAATGGGGAAGTAGTGTGATAGAGAAAAGATTACATTATAAAAGTGTTCTTATcgttcttgatgatgtggatcAACCTGATCAATTAGAAGCGCTAGTAGGCATGCGAGAATGGTTTGGTCAAGGGAGTAGAGTCATTATAACAACAAGAAATCAACATCTATTGATCGGACATGATGTGGCTGAAGCTGAAATATACAAGGCTAAGGAATTGAATAGTGATGAAGCTCTTCAACTATTTAGTCGAAAAGCCTTCAAGAAAGACCATCCTTCAGAAGGTTATGTGGAGTTGTCCAAGAAAGTGATATGTTATGCTCAAGGCCATCCTCTAGCTCTTGAAGTTCTGGGTTCCTTCTTGAAAGGTAGAGACCTTGATGCATGGGAAAGTGCCCTAGGTAGACTACAAGAAACTCCTCCGAAAAAAGTTTTGAATACACTCCAGATAAGTTTTGATGGCTTggaagaaacagagaaaaaaatatttttagatattgCTTGTTTCTTCAAAGGAGAAGACAAAAATCGTGTAATAAATATACTACGAACTCCCTGTTACAAGCCAAGCATTGATATAGATGTTCTTGAGGAAAAATCTCTCATAACCATCTCAAAAGGAAATTTGTGGATGCATGATTTACTTCAAGATTTGGGTCGGCAAATTGTTCATTGTGAGTCCCCTGAACAGCCTGGTTGTCGTAGTAGGTTGTGGCACAAGGATGATGTCCTTCATGTACTGAAAAATAATACA GGATCAGGAAAAATCCGAGGCATAATGTTGCATTCGCCCCAATTAGTAAAAGTGCAACTACACACGGAAGCTTTCAAAAAGATGGAAAATCTGAAATTTCTAATAGTTGAGAATGTACATATTTGTGAACCACTTGAATTTCTTCCCAATAGTCTAATATTTCTTAAGTGGCCCAATTATCCTTTTCACTGGCCATCTGAGTATTTTCCTGAACAACTTGTTGCTATTGAGATGCCAGATAGTCGCATTAGATTGCACAGTTCTGAGAACCATACGGTCCGATCGCGGTTCGAGCGGTTTTGTGCTTTTTTCGTTCGGGGGGTTCTTACAGTTACAAGAACCGTAACCAAGAGTGGTTCACGGTTAACTGGGTCGGACCATACGGTCCGGTCCGAGTTTAAAAACCATGTTAGATTGCCAAAGCTAATCACGCAG gGGTGTCGGTTTGAAAATTTGGTAGATGCCAATCTCAGTGATTGCGAATTTATTACGGAATTACCTAAATTATGGGCCCCAAATTTAGAGAGTTTGAATCTCCTTGGTTGTAAAAATTTAGTTAAGTTAACTGAATTGGAGGccccaaatttaaaatacttaaaCCTCTGTCATTGTGGAAATTTAGTTGAGATTGATGAATGCTTTGGATCTCTTGAAAACCTTACAGAATGGTATCTCAATGGTTGTAGCAAACTTCGAATTCTTCCAAGCCAGCTCAGGTTGAAAtctctttatctttttaaaCTTACTGGTTGCTCAAGCCTTGAGAAGCTCCCTAATTTTCATCCAGAAATGGAATGTTTAAAGGAGTTATGGTTAACTGAGAGTGGTATTAGAGAGGTGCCTTCATCAATCGAGCATCTCACTAATCTTGATGAATTAAACCTTCAACGGTGCAAAAACCTTCGGGATCTTCCAGATAGCATTTATAAAATGCAACAGCTTCGGTTATTGTACAGTCCTACTGCCAAATTGAGACCGACGTGCGATTCTTTTGATGGCTCTTCCGGGTTTGTGAACATGACATATTTGAGTCTCCAGGCATATGAAG ATTTCCCAGATTAA